One part of the Natronosalvus amylolyticus genome encodes these proteins:
- a CDS encoding helix-turn-helix transcriptional regulator encodes MEETGFSLTETAVEHRDILSLLESAGPLTSRTLEDELGYSLATVNRHLLTLREGGLAEKTESAYTLTALGKAVVETIETTAGQISVLEAIAGSKFLSNVADAPQPFEFSWLADSLVIQTTAEDPYGLYDRYIDVFENATRLRVLRNEGVTPPGVVDAMTPKLLDPTFDAEGIWSRATAERFMQVHPKVNEIRRKNPALGVYISDESIPIDFSLFDTCLVILSYDQQTGHPIAYIETENENAMGWAADVFAHYRKRSETIPEVFEDLEY; translated from the coding sequence ATGGAGGAGACGGGGTTTTCACTCACTGAAACGGCGGTTGAACACCGCGATATCCTCTCGCTTCTCGAGTCCGCTGGCCCACTGACCAGTCGCACACTTGAGGACGAACTCGGCTATTCACTGGCGACGGTAAACCGTCATCTCCTAACCCTTCGTGAGGGCGGACTCGCCGAGAAAACGGAGTCTGCCTACACCCTCACGGCATTAGGAAAAGCCGTAGTAGAAACTATCGAGACGACCGCTGGACAGATTTCCGTCCTCGAGGCAATCGCCGGCTCCAAGTTTCTCTCGAACGTAGCAGACGCACCACAACCGTTTGAATTCTCCTGGCTCGCCGACTCGCTCGTGATTCAAACGACAGCAGAGGACCCATACGGGCTCTACGACCGATACATCGACGTCTTCGAAAACGCAACACGCCTTCGTGTGCTCCGAAACGAAGGTGTCACCCCACCTGGTGTTGTCGATGCGATGACGCCTAAGCTGCTCGATCCAACGTTCGATGCGGAAGGAATCTGGTCTCGAGCGACAGCAGAGCGGTTCATGCAGGTGCATCCAAAAGTCAACGAGATTAGACGAAAAAATCCTGCTCTCGGGGTATACATTTCTGACGAATCGATTCCCATCGACTTCAGCCTGTTCGACACCTGCCTTGTAATTCTTTCCTACGACCAGCAGACCGGTCACCCCATCGCCTACATCGAAACCGAAAACGAAAACGCGATGGGGTGGGCGGCCGACGTGTTCGCACACTACCGCAAACGCTCGGAGACGATTCCCGAGGTGTTCGAGGACCTCGAGTACTGA
- a CDS encoding NAD(P)-binding protein has product MGVLPGAIALSVCRQGWFDVEALETDYLVVGAGASGMAFTDTLIDESDANVVMVDRRTNPGGHWNDAYPFVRLHNPSAVYGVNSRRLGTDEIDEVGPNAGFYERATGAEICDYYRRVLEKDLIGSGQVRFFGMSNYIGPDAGRHRFESRLTGETTEVKVRRRVVDATYVESSIPATHTPPFDVETDVRLVTPNELVDLTDPADGFTVIGAGKTSMDTCGWLLKKGVPPGEIRWIRPRDPWTFPRRNFEPLEHVPLVMESFSRWTEAAAEAEDVPDFFRRLEANEVLIPLDPEVEPETLRGATLSQDERDDLRQIRTVIRKGYVQRLEADRIVLDEGTVPTDPKHVHVDCTAPGVDTPPTRPIFTPYRITIQYIIAPGTIPFSPAITAYVEANRTDEAEKNRLCPPNPGLGDAEKFVGQTLVMHRALVAWQGEPDIEDWRQRCRLSYTRGMNEHLDDPRMQDALERIAEYQEPAITNLDRLWELAASSTS; this is encoded by the coding sequence GTGGGGGTTCTTCCGGGAGCAATCGCGCTGAGCGTCTGCCGACAGGGGTGGTTCGACGTGGAGGCGCTTGAGACGGATTACCTGGTGGTGGGTGCCGGGGCGTCGGGGATGGCGTTTACGGACACGTTGATCGACGAGTCCGATGCCAATGTCGTGATGGTAGACCGGCGGACGAATCCAGGTGGCCACTGGAACGACGCCTACCCGTTCGTACGGCTGCACAATCCGTCTGCGGTCTACGGAGTCAACTCACGGCGGCTCGGTACAGACGAGATCGACGAGGTCGGACCCAATGCCGGCTTCTACGAGCGTGCTACCGGCGCGGAGATCTGTGACTATTATCGCCGCGTACTCGAGAAGGACCTGATCGGCTCGGGGCAGGTTCGCTTTTTCGGCATGTCCAACTACATCGGTCCCGATGCGGGCCGCCATCGGTTCGAGTCGCGGCTGACCGGAGAGACGACCGAGGTCAAGGTCCGGCGCCGGGTCGTGGACGCCACCTACGTGGAATCGTCCATCCCCGCGACCCACACACCGCCCTTCGACGTTGAGACGGACGTGCGGCTGGTCACCCCCAACGAACTCGTCGACCTCACCGATCCAGCCGACGGGTTCACTGTCATCGGGGCGGGGAAAACGTCCATGGACACCTGTGGCTGGCTGCTCAAAAAGGGCGTTCCACCGGGAGAGATCAGGTGGATTCGACCCCGCGATCCCTGGACCTTTCCCCGGCGCAATTTTGAACCCCTGGAGCATGTGCCGTTAGTCATGGAGTCGTTTTCGCGGTGGACGGAAGCTGCCGCGGAGGCCGAAGACGTCCCCGACTTTTTCCGGCGACTAGAGGCCAACGAGGTGCTGATCCCGCTTGACCCCGAGGTCGAACCCGAAACCTTACGCGGGGCGACCCTCAGTCAGGATGAACGCGACGATCTACGCCAGATTCGCACTGTTATCCGTAAAGGATACGTCCAGCGTCTCGAGGCCGACCGCATCGTGCTCGACGAGGGGACCGTGCCCACCGACCCAAAGCATGTGCACGTCGACTGCACCGCCCCTGGTGTCGACACTCCCCCGACGCGGCCGATCTTCACGCCCTACCGGATCACCATTCAGTATATAATCGCTCCCGGGACCATTCCTTTCAGCCCTGCTATCACTGCGTACGTCGAGGCGAACCGCACCGACGAAGCGGAGAAAAACCGGTTGTGTCCGCCTAACCCCGGGCTCGGCGACGCGGAGAAGTTCGTCGGTCAAACTCTCGTCATGCATCGGGCCCTCGTCGCGTGGCAAGGGGAACCCGACATCGAAGACTGGCGACAAAGGTGTCGACTCAGTTATACACGAGGGATGAACGAACACCTCGACGACCCACGCATGCAGGACGCACTCGAGCGGATCGCTGAGTACCAAGAGCCGGCGATTACAAACCTTGATCGGTTATGGGAACTCGCCGCGTCCTCGACCTCCTGA
- a CDS encoding DUF7511 domain-containing protein: MTPTVEGASGRCELSIVVIDNPNSANECVLYPSNATDKELEKMWILAEEGDYTHLEDSQ, translated from the coding sequence ATGACACCGACTGTTGAAGGGGCATCTGGCCGTTGTGAATTGAGTATCGTTGTCATAGACAATCCAAACTCGGCCAACGAGTGCGTTCTTTATCCATCGAACGCGACCGACAAAGAACTCGAAAAGATGTGGATTCTCGCCGAAGAGGGTGATTATACCCATCTGGAGGATAGCCAGTGA
- a CDS encoding HalOD1 output domain-containing protein — MEQGEPTIYRSCMPVVDAQYSPESGRSPSEVIIDALAEAGGVDPLELPPLYEFVDGDALNSLFEEHDGANNGDALLSFRVENWNVFIRADGRIRVCDGTRPTNPEPVFESTPI; from the coding sequence ATGGAGCAGGGGGAACCAACGATCTATCGTAGTTGCATGCCAGTCGTTGATGCCCAGTACAGTCCCGAAAGTGGTCGATCTCCCTCGGAAGTCATCATTGATGCTCTGGCAGAAGCAGGCGGGGTTGACCCGCTCGAACTTCCGCCGCTGTATGAATTCGTTGACGGGGACGCCCTCAACAGTCTGTTCGAGGAGCACGACGGAGCAAACAATGGTGATGCTCTCCTCAGTTTTCGAGTCGAGAACTGGAACGTGTTCATCCGTGCCGATGGCCGCATCCGAGTTTGTGATGGCACCCGACCCACCAACCCGGAACCAGTCTTCGAATCCACCCCGATCTAA
- a CDS encoding DUF7344 domain-containing protein encodes MDENLERGARDLQQIDELSNSGGRERPISPDRLLSAVANDHRRAILNSLTSASEKTLTHDALVDRVADRVGDEDAERTSDEHRQRVRIALHHTHLPKLEELRIIDYETETRLVQFVGGELEQDLLTLVKPYDANE; translated from the coding sequence ATGGATGAGAACCTAGAGCGAGGGGCACGCGATCTCCAGCAGATCGACGAACTTTCCAATTCGGGGGGACGAGAGAGGCCGATCTCCCCCGATAGGCTTCTGTCGGCAGTAGCAAACGATCATCGACGGGCTATCCTCAACTCACTGACTAGCGCATCGGAGAAGACACTGACACACGATGCACTCGTAGACCGTGTTGCAGATAGGGTTGGAGACGAAGACGCTGAGCGAACATCCGATGAACATCGCCAACGCGTACGGATCGCCCTTCACCATACCCATCTCCCAAAACTGGAGGAGCTCCGGATAATCGACTACGAGACCGAGACGAGACTCGTCCAGTTTGTTGGCGGTGAACTGGAACAAGATCTCCTGACGCTGGTCAAGCCGTACGACGCCAACGAGTGA
- a CDS encoding helix-turn-helix domain-containing protein — MSLITEVRIPPDDFELGQILSLDEASAIELETLVPSGDATVPLFWVYEPVGDGFLDAVERYPTVNSVTEMEVFGDRTLFRLDWDASQDHLFQCILNQEGQILSATGTSEGWDFELRFPHREALSQAQACCEDAHISLELVRVYNPTDPDAGPWYGLSEPQREALMLAVRMGYYDIPRGCTTEELADELGISDQAVTERLRRAIGAFVRHTLLTPEPEA; from the coding sequence ATGAGTCTGATAACGGAAGTCCGAATACCGCCCGACGATTTCGAACTCGGGCAGATTCTCAGTCTCGATGAGGCGTCGGCTATCGAACTCGAAACGCTCGTCCCGAGTGGTGATGCCACTGTCCCGCTCTTCTGGGTCTACGAACCGGTCGGAGACGGGTTTCTCGACGCCGTCGAACGCTATCCAACTGTCAACAGCGTAACGGAGATGGAAGTGTTCGGAGATCGAACGTTGTTCAGGCTGGACTGGGATGCGAGCCAGGACCATCTCTTTCAATGCATCTTGAACCAGGAGGGACAGATATTGAGCGCGACTGGAACGTCAGAAGGATGGGATTTCGAGCTCCGATTCCCCCACCGTGAGGCCTTGTCTCAGGCTCAAGCCTGTTGTGAGGATGCGCACATATCCTTGGAACTCGTTCGGGTGTACAATCCTACGGATCCTGACGCTGGTCCGTGGTACGGCCTGAGCGAGCCACAACGAGAAGCGCTCATGCTTGCTGTTCGGATGGGATACTACGACATTCCACGAGGCTGCACGACTGAGGAACTCGCGGACGAACTCGGGATTTCCGATCAAGCCGTGACCGAACGGCTGCGTCGTGCCATCGGTGCGTTCGTCAGGCATACACTGCTCACCCCCGAGCCCGAGGCGTAA
- a CDS encoding helix-turn-helix domain-containing protein: MATEMEFTVPAEEFPLGSIFENLPGVTVELERLIPHETLTIPYFWVRGAETGEIESAFEPHAGVTDIQLVDNIEDEYLMRAKWVREYDGLLTALSATNLTVLSGIGTVDGWRFEVRGDTQEAIAEFRTHYLENNISIDISMVHALLPIQGDSFELTETQREALVLAFERGYFDTPRESSLEEIAAELDITQQSLSSRLRRGHRRLISETLITP; this comes from the coding sequence ATGGCAACTGAGATGGAATTCACAGTCCCAGCCGAGGAGTTTCCGCTGGGAAGTATTTTCGAGAATTTACCGGGAGTGACAGTCGAGTTGGAGCGACTCATTCCACACGAAACGCTGACAATCCCGTACTTCTGGGTACGTGGCGCAGAAACCGGGGAGATCGAATCCGCATTCGAACCACACGCTGGCGTGACGGACATCCAACTGGTCGATAACATCGAAGACGAGTATCTCATGCGCGCAAAGTGGGTGCGAGAATACGACGGGCTGTTGACTGCGCTGTCAGCGACGAACCTGACCGTTCTCTCGGGGATCGGAACAGTTGACGGGTGGCGCTTCGAGGTACGAGGGGACACTCAAGAAGCAATCGCTGAGTTTCGAACTCACTATCTGGAAAATAATATTTCAATCGATATTTCGATGGTCCACGCATTGCTCCCGATCCAGGGAGATAGCTTCGAGTTGACTGAAACCCAGCGAGAGGCACTGGTATTGGCCTTCGAACGTGGCTACTTCGATACGCCACGCGAGTCATCACTCGAAGAAATCGCTGCTGAGCTCGATATTACCCAGCAGTCGCTGTCTTCTCGACTCCGACGCGGTCATCGACGCCTCATCAGTGAGACTCTCATCACTCCGTAG
- a CDS encoding helix-turn-helix domain-containing protein gives MATVMEFTSPTAEFPLGTVFENLPGVTVELERLIPHETLIIPYFWVRGAETEDIETAFEPHAGVTGIRLVDSVEDEYLMRAEWKQEYFGVLSALAKANVVVLTGIGTRDEWRFEVRGESQEAIAAFREYCQENDIPIEITAVHAMLPIQGEGYELTETQREALVLAYERGYFDTPREASLEEIADDLGITQQSLSSRLRRGHRRLIGATLVSSS, from the coding sequence ATGGCGACTGTAATGGAGTTTACGAGTCCGACAGCGGAGTTTCCACTGGGAACTGTGTTCGAGAACTTGCCGGGAGTGACGGTCGAACTGGAACGACTGATCCCACACGAGACGCTTATCATCCCGTACTTCTGGGTGCGTGGCGCAGAAACTGAGGACATCGAAACCGCGTTCGAACCACACGCTGGCGTGACGGGCATTCGACTGGTCGATAGCGTCGAGGATGAGTATCTCATGCGCGCAGAGTGGAAGCAAGAATACTTCGGCGTCCTGAGTGCGCTGGCCAAGGCCAACGTCGTCGTGCTCACTGGGATCGGAACGAGAGACGAGTGGCGATTCGAGGTGCGCGGCGAAAGTCAGGAAGCAATCGCTGCGTTTCGAGAGTACTGCCAGGAAAACGACATCCCGATAGAGATCACCGCTGTCCACGCCATGCTTCCAATTCAGGGGGAAGGATACGAGTTAACTGAGACTCAACGTGAGGCACTGGTATTGGCCTACGAGCGTGGCTACTTCGACACGCCACGTGAGGCGTCGCTCGAAGAGATCGCAGACGATCTCGGCATTACCCAGCAATCGCTGTCCTCACGACTCCGCCGCGGGCATCGTCGCCTCATTGGAGCGACTCTCGTTAGTTCGTCATGA
- a CDS encoding HalOD1 output domain-containing protein, with protein sequence MSTTVAGVGVEAVEYQQETGIVRTQFDQEKTPASMAVIATLADVMGVDPVELKSLHSTVDPEALNALVRVRDGMNGDIHSTFSHEGHTITVYSYGVVTVTPGHEPAANKYGRNVGK encoded by the coding sequence ATGAGCACGACGGTGGCTGGGGTTGGAGTAGAAGCAGTCGAGTATCAGCAGGAAACTGGGATTGTTCGTACCCAGTTTGATCAAGAGAAGACTCCCGCGAGCATGGCTGTTATTGCAACGCTGGCGGACGTTATGGGCGTTGATCCGGTTGAACTAAAGTCGCTACATTCTACTGTGGACCCAGAGGCGTTGAACGCGCTCGTCCGCGTTCGAGACGGGATGAACGGAGATATCCACTCCACATTCTCCCACGAAGGCCACACGATAACTGTGTACAGCTACGGCGTGGTCACCGTCACACCAGGGCACGAACCAGCAGCGAATAAATATGGGAGGAACGTGGGAAAATGA
- a CDS encoding DUF4208 domain-containing protein, protein MSDQSRAWPPEMDAADRVRHVALTRTTPQNAGWIAEEADVSRDTAAKYLDRMADQGDLEVVETADGTCYKPDDVTQFLREVRTLAEEQSVDELTNELRAIGDEIDSWKAAYDVESLEELRRSIGGKDLSSSDRRERLETIEEWEYNIQVREALQLAISLQSSLTRLDADPRIGEIGTGTFPQEG, encoded by the coding sequence ATGAGCGATCAATCACGTGCGTGGCCACCGGAGATGGACGCTGCTGACCGCGTCAGGCATGTTGCGTTGACTCGAACGACGCCACAAAATGCTGGCTGGATTGCTGAAGAGGCAGACGTCTCGAGGGATACGGCTGCCAAATATCTCGATCGCATGGCCGATCAGGGCGACCTCGAGGTCGTCGAAACAGCTGACGGTACGTGCTACAAGCCAGACGACGTCACGCAATTCTTGCGCGAAGTCCGCACCCTCGCTGAAGAACAGTCTGTAGACGAACTCACCAACGAATTGCGTGCAATCGGTGACGAAATTGACTCGTGGAAAGCAGCGTACGATGTCGAGTCACTCGAAGAACTTCGCCGGAGTATTGGAGGTAAGGATCTGTCGTCCAGCGATCGACGTGAGCGCCTCGAGACGATCGAGGAATGGGAGTACAACATCCAGGTACGGGAAGCGCTTCAGCTTGCCATTAGCCTGCAGAGTTCACTGACGAGGCTTGACGCAGATCCGCGTATCGGGGAGATTGGCACGGGAACGTTTCCACAGGAAGGCTAA